One Candidatus Sulfurimonas baltica DNA segment encodes these proteins:
- a CDS encoding ATP-binding cassette domain-containing protein: protein MNISKLHITLDDKTLVDISFNISSSLALVGQSGSGKSLTLKALLGMLPSSMEVELKFEGDFELKAGESLAFVPQNPFTALSPLTKIHKQFFTSLEKAEKLFAQVGLDVELLHRFPPELSGGQLQRVIIAMALESEPELLLLDEPTTALDPKTRVMILELLKKLQKEFGFKILFVTHDMNSAQSLCEDICVIKNGKVVEIGDMQSILKNPTAQYTKTLIEANFANRNFRI, encoded by the coding sequence ATGAATATCTCAAAGCTGCATATAACCCTAGATGATAAAACATTAGTTGATATATCTTTTAACATATCATCCTCTTTGGCTCTTGTTGGGCAAAGCGGAAGCGGGAAAAGTTTAACGCTCAAAGCACTTTTGGGCATGTTGCCTAGCAGTATGGAAGTTGAACTAAAGTTTGAGGGTGACTTTGAATTAAAAGCAGGTGAGAGTTTGGCTTTTGTACCTCAAAACCCGTTTACGGCACTCTCCCCACTTACAAAGATACATAAACAGTTTTTTACATCTCTTGAAAAAGCAGAAAAACTATTTGCCCAAGTTGGATTGGACGTAGAACTTTTACACAGGTTCCCTCCTGAACTCTCAGGCGGACAGCTTCAGCGTGTAATAATTGCTATGGCACTGGAGTCTGAACCTGAGTTGCTACTGCTTGATGAGCCAACAACTGCACTTGACCCAAAAACAAGGGTTATGATTTTAGAGTTATTGAAAAAACTGCAAAAAGAGTTCGGCTTCAAGATACTCTTTGTGACGCACGACATGAACTCCGCACAAAGTTTATGTGAGGATATATGTGTAATAAAAAATGGAAAAGTTGTAGAGATTGGAGATATGCAGAGTATTTTGAAAAATCCAACTGCACAATATACAAAAACATTGATAGAGGCAAATTTTGCCAATAGGAATTTTAGAATATGA
- a CDS encoding aminotransferase class I/II-fold pyridoxal phosphate-dependent enzyme: MYYDNELKALKKSGRYRSREVVDNSILDFASNDYLGLAHNKELHNATCKALSKLPLHSSKASLLVNGYHQIHKDFESALCEANGFEDAVILGSGFNANIALIESLVRRGDTLFMDEKYHASGVLASNLNNLHVEFFTHNNMDELAALLKDSPAKRKIIAVEGIYSMDGDIVHKDVFEIADRYDALLIVDEAHSSGVIGSKLMGAFDYYGVDIKPNYIKMGTLGKAYGSFGAFILASEHIVEYLINRAKPIIYATSLSLYDTLLAHNALIYMLKNTEFLKGEIEQRKEIIFEELGIKTEALIVPIVIDDNKKVIEIRDELKRKGFAVGGIRQPTVDKAIIRVIARLGNSCEQLRELCINLAKIKK, encoded by the coding sequence ATGTATTACGATAATGAACTAAAGGCGCTTAAAAAATCAGGCAGATATAGAAGTAGAGAAGTGGTAGATAATTCTATTTTAGATTTTGCATCAAATGACTACCTTGGTTTAGCCCATAATAAAGAGCTGCACAATGCTACATGTAAAGCCCTCTCAAAACTTCCGCTTCACAGTTCCAAAGCGTCACTTTTAGTAAATGGGTATCATCAAATTCATAAAGATTTTGAGTCTGCTTTGTGTGAAGCTAACGGCTTTGAAGATGCAGTTATTTTAGGCAGTGGATTCAATGCAAATATAGCTCTGATTGAGTCATTAGTTAGAAGGGGAGACACTCTGTTTATGGATGAGAAGTATCATGCTTCTGGAGTGTTGGCATCAAATCTAAACAATCTACATGTAGAGTTTTTTACACACAACAATATGGATGAGCTAGCAGCTTTGCTAAAAGATTCACCAGCAAAAAGAAAAATAATTGCAGTTGAGGGTATATACTCAATGGACGGCGACATAGTACATAAAGATGTTTTTGAGATTGCAGATAGATATGATGCACTCCTTATAGTTGATGAAGCACATAGCAGCGGAGTTATCGGCAGTAAGTTAATGGGTGCTTTTGATTATTATGGGGTAGATATAAAACCTAACTATATAAAGATGGGGACACTTGGAAAAGCATATGGAAGTTTCGGTGCATTTATCTTGGCATCAGAGCATATAGTAGAGTATTTAATAAATCGCGCAAAACCAATCATATATGCAACTTCTTTATCTCTTTATGACACACTTTTAGCGCACAACGCTTTAATCTACATGTTGAAAAATACAGAGTTTTTAAAAGGTGAAATAGAGCAAAGAAAAGAAATAATATTTGAAGAACTTGGTATAAAAACAGAGGCTCTTATTGTCCCAATTGTTATTGATGATAACAAAAAGGTTATAGAGATACGTGATGAACTAAAGCGTAAAGGATTCGCTGTAGGAGGTATAAGACAGCCAACGGTAGACAAAGCTATAATAAGAGTCATTGCAAGACTGGGCAACAGTTGCGAGCAGTTAAGAGAGTTATGTATAAATTTAGCTAAAATAAAAAAATGA
- a CDS encoding diguanylate cyclase gives MLKRYQLYLYQFVGFILLILITFAYNASLEEKKSNLQNSKYKLLANEMQEEVAAMILSKQKATLAMAMSLANDEKLVQDIFNKNIEEDYYKKLISDYREYTQYKNIWVHIIDKDLNSIYKSWSNIKHENIASMRPDLVSVSKSKKPSYGCSAGLYDLSIKAVIPLFKDDVFIGIIEVISHFNSISKQLKKFDTDSVVVLKKGYSEKLKYPFTATFINSEYYVANFDAPSEILKYLEKKGVQNYFNNSYKVEDDYLVVSHELKTLNMESLGYYIMFKNRESVSNLDLDFLMFKWFTFTIIIIMSIAIIVSSYLFYANRREKKYYKNIIDSSTNIVVINDKNTTIDVNRVFFKYFDGYKSLKEFKREYACICDFFVIEDGCVQKSMDGQHWVDYLEQNSTRHNKVKIKYHEKEYYFSVAVSLISVEENHYSVVLADITEQERYRIELEYLTVTDPLTGIKNRRYFNQRLSEEISKSKRYGDQLSIIMCDVDFFKKVNDVHGHIVGDNVLIEYSKLISSLIRDVDIFCRIGGEEFMIILPYTNKKNAEVIAEKLRIEVKNSNKILPITMSFGVTQYVDGEDAEFLYKRVDDALYKAKEAGRDKVVVC, from the coding sequence ATGTTGAAACGTTATCAGTTATATTTATATCAGTTTGTTGGTTTTATACTTTTAATACTTATTACATTTGCATACAATGCGTCTCTCGAAGAAAAAAAGAGTAATCTGCAAAATAGTAAATATAAATTATTAGCCAATGAGATGCAAGAAGAAGTAGCGGCAATGATTTTATCCAAGCAAAAAGCTACTCTGGCCATGGCTATGAGTTTGGCAAATGATGAAAAATTAGTTCAAGATATTTTTAACAAAAATATAGAAGAAGATTATTATAAAAAACTAATTTCTGATTATAGAGAATATACACAATATAAAAACATATGGGTGCATATTATTGACAAGGATTTAAACTCAATCTATAAAAGCTGGAGCAATATAAAGCATGAGAATATTGCTAGCATGAGACCAGATTTGGTGAGTGTTTCAAAATCAAAAAAACCGTCATATGGTTGTAGCGCAGGGCTTTATGACCTTAGTATAAAAGCAGTAATCCCACTTTTTAAAGATGATGTTTTTATTGGAATAATAGAGGTGATATCACATTTCAACTCTATTTCAAAGCAGCTAAAGAAGTTTGATACAGACTCAGTTGTTGTTTTGAAAAAAGGGTATAGTGAAAAATTAAAATACCCATTTACAGCAACATTTATCAATAGTGAATATTATGTTGCAAATTTTGATGCACCCTCAGAGATATTAAAATATTTAGAGAAAAAAGGTGTACAAAACTACTTTAACAACTCATACAAAGTAGAAGATGACTATTTGGTGGTCTCACATGAGTTAAAAACACTAAATATGGAGTCTCTCGGCTATTATATTATGTTTAAAAACAGAGAGAGTGTTTCAAACCTGGATTTGGATTTTTTAATGTTTAAGTGGTTTACTTTTACAATTATAATCATTATGAGTATTGCAATAATTGTGAGCAGTTATCTTTTTTATGCAAATAGAAGAGAAAAAAAATATTATAAAAACATTATAGATTCATCTACTAATATTGTTGTTATAAATGACAAAAACACAACAATTGATGTCAACAGAGTGTTTTTTAAATATTTTGATGGCTATAAATCTCTCAAAGAGTTTAAAAGAGAGTATGCTTGTATATGTGATTTTTTTGTCATAGAAGATGGATGTGTACAAAAAAGCATGGACGGTCAGCATTGGGTTGATTATTTGGAACAAAATTCGACTAGGCATAATAAGGTAAAAATTAAATACCATGAGAAAGAGTACTACTTCTCAGTAGCTGTATCGCTTATTTCGGTTGAGGAAAATCATTACAGTGTAGTACTTGCAGATATTACAGAACAAGAAAGATATAGAATTGAGTTGGAATATTTAACAGTTACGGATCCGTTGACAGGGATTAAAAACCGCAGATATTTCAACCAACGACTAAGCGAAGAGATTTCCAAGTCAAAAAGATATGGAGATCAATTATCTATTATAATGTGTGATGTTGATTTTTTTAAAAAAGTAAATGATGTCCATGGACATATAGTGGGAGACAATGTGCTTATAGAGTATTCAAAATTAATATCCTCTTTAATTAGAGATGTGGATATTTTTTGCAGAATAGGCGGTGAGGAGTTTATGATTATTCTGCCGTATACAAACAAAAAAAATGCAGAGGTGATTGCAGAAAAACTGAGAATAGAGGTAAAAAACAGTAATAAAATCCTCCCGATTACTATGAGTTTTGGAGTCACCCAATATGTAGATGGAGAAGATGCAGAATTTTTATATAAAAGAGTAGATGATGCACTATACAAAGCAAAAGAGGCAGGGAGAGACAAGGTTGTTGTCTGTTGA
- the maf gene encoding septum formation inhibitor Maf, whose amino-acid sequence MIRLASSSTTRAQLLKEAGIEFIQQSVDFDEESIIASSPKNFVYLATIGKYEANLKYFGFNDYPLLVADTVVSSQGQILRKAKCVDDARNILMTQSGNITSIITCMIYQSPNIKIVDISSTDYIFSEFNLEDLENYLKSGEWRGKAGACMVEGFCKPYITEVKGYESTAMGLNTELLNKFI is encoded by the coding sequence ATGATAAGACTTGCTTCATCATCAACTACTCGCGCGCAGCTTTTAAAAGAAGCTGGGATAGAGTTTATTCAGCAAAGCGTTGATTTTGATGAAGAGAGTATTATCGCATCATCCCCTAAAAACTTTGTTTACCTCGCCACCATTGGAAAGTATGAAGCTAACCTCAAATATTTCGGATTTAATGATTACCCACTTTTAGTAGCCGACACGGTAGTAAGTTCTCAGGGGCAAATACTGCGCAAGGCAAAATGTGTTGATGATGCCAGAAATATACTGATGACACAAAGCGGAAATATTACAAGCATTATTACATGTATGATTTACCAGTCCCCAAATATTAAAATAGTTGATATCTCATCCACCGATTATATTTTCAGTGAGTTTAACCTTGAAGATTTAGAAAATTATCTAAAAAGTGGAGAGTGGAGAGGAAAAGCAGGTGCATGTATGGTAGAAGGATTTTGTAAACCTTATATAACAGAGGTTAAAGGATATGAGAGTACTGCTATGGGTTTGAATACAGAGTTATTAAATAAATTTATCTAA